The Bifidobacteriaceae bacterium DNA window CCGCGCGGAGAGGTCGGCAGCACCGAGGCGCGCGGGTCACGCCGTACCTTTACGTGCTGCCGGCCGTGGTGTTGTTGGTGGTCTGGAGCTATTCGCCCCTCGCGCAGACTCTCTATCTGTCCCTGTTCGACTGGAATTTGCTTCCGACCAGCCCAAAGCGCTTTGTGGGCTTGGAGAACTTCGCGGAGGCGTTGACCTTGCCCCAGGTGGGCCGCGCTCTGGTCAACACCCTGGTCTACATAACGGCCCTGGCGGGATTCTCCCTGGCGTTGCCGCTGGTGATCGGCTTGGCGGCGCAGCAAGTCCGCGGCCGCTGGAAGACGTTCTACCAGGCGCTCATCTTTGTCCCGTTCCTCCTCACGCCCGTCGCCACCTCGGCGGTGTGGCGGTGGCTCTGGGCTGACGAGGGCGGCCTGATTACTCTGGTCCTGCGTTCCCTTGGCTTGGATGTCGACCACGTTTTCCGCGACCAGTCGCTGGCCATCGTGGCCATCATCGCGGCTGTCGGATGGCAACTGCTGGGTTTTGGCGTCTTGGTGATCGCCGCCGGCCTGGCCGGCATCAACCCTGATTACGCGGCCGCCGCCTCGTTAGACGGCGCGGGCTGGGGCCGAATCACCTGGCGCCTCACCTTGCCGCTGCTGTCCCCGACCTTGGTGTTCCTGGGGCTGATGACAATCCTGTTGGCAGCCCCGTGGACTTTCTCCTTGATCGACATGATCACCAAGGGCGGCCCGGTCGACTCGACCACGAACATCTACTACATCCTTTACCAATTCGGTTTTCAGAACTTCGACTCCGGCCTCTCGGCCGCGCTGGGCGTGCTCTTTTTCATCGCCTTCGGCCTGGTGGCGCTCGGGTTCGTCGAGACAACCGAACGCCTCAGCTTCTACGACGATTAGGACCCTAGACCATGGCCTTCGTGATC harbors:
- a CDS encoding sugar ABC transporter permease → MFVTLDPAPPRAVPPHAPANGNDGLDPTDSGGRGPKGRRGPGQKDRGRRQPAARKSPAAEPAAPLASARAARRGRQHRGARVTPYLYVLPAVVLLVVWSYSPLAQTLYLSLFDWNLLPTSPKRFVGLENFAEALTLPQVGRALVNTLVYITALAGFSLALPLVIGLAAQQVRGRWKTFYQALIFVPFLLTPVATSAVWRWLWADEGGLITLVLRSLGLDVDHVFRDQSLAIVAIIAAVGWQLLGFGVLVIAAGLAGINPDYAAAASLDGAGWGRITWRLTLPLLSPTLVFLGLMTILLAAPWTFSLIDMITKGGPVDSTTNIYYILYQFGFQNFDSGLSAALGVLFFIAFGLVALGFVETTERLSFYDD